In Luteitalea sp. TBR-22, one genomic interval encodes:
- a CDS encoding protein kinase translates to MALTPGTRLGPYEIVSPIGAGGMGEVYRATDTKLKRQVAIKILPPSVAADHDRLARFQREAEVLASLNHPNIAGIYGLEEGNDITALVMELVEGEDLSTIIARGPIPVTDALPIARQIADALEAAHEQGIVHRDLKPANIKVRVDGTVKVLDFGLAKAMDPAGASSTSASALANSPTMTSPAMTQMGMILGTAAYMSPEQAKGRAVDKRADIWAFGVVVYEMLTGRRLFEAEDISETLAAVLTRDVSLTAMPEAVPPRLRTLIRDCLIRDPKQRLRDIGDARLVLDRIIAGAPDDAVVPTTASTAVAPTWHRLLPWAVAGALGVVALLLWAPWRSETPADRPLVRLDVDLGADAPFPPVGNGSSVAISPDGTRLVYVAGSPVRLFTRRLDQPKATELPGTQGAGRPFFSPDGQWVGFAVGATFKKISVDGGAVVPLGTLDGNFAGASWAEDGAIFVGVSGAKGLLQFPAAGGAPQVVAKSANVTLANPKLLPGGKAILFSAGLAGTGVDTVAIEVMTLADGHRKTLVRGGASPHFLPSSDGTGHLLYVNKATLFAIPFDLDTLETRGTAVPVLDDVAYSAVTGGGQFAVSRTGTLIYRRSTGVAAAMTTVQWLDAAGKKEPLRATPGAYESLRLSPDGTRIALVIDDGSNRDVWVHDARRDATTRLTFGGINEVPAWSPDGQYIVFSKVTQGIFQARADGASTPQALMGSRVDLYPRSFTPDGKRLSYRRAEGIAQIWTVPLDDQGGQLKPGTPERFLTSTFSDQDPSFSPDGRWLAYSSNESGRREVYVRAFPPPSSGQGGPSTSLSAGKWQISNSGGANPHWSRTGRELVYESGNQLMTVSYAVNGTAFVADKPRVWIAALGGTDWDLAPDGKRVAVLIPEGTAQAPRAEHVIVMLQNFADELRRKVPVKK, encoded by the coding sequence TTGGCTCTCACACCCGGCACCCGCCTCGGCCCCTATGAGATCGTCAGTCCCATCGGCGCTGGCGGCATGGGCGAGGTCTATCGCGCGACCGACACGAAGCTGAAGCGGCAGGTCGCGATCAAGATCCTCCCGCCGTCGGTCGCTGCCGATCATGACCGGCTCGCGCGCTTCCAGCGCGAGGCCGAAGTCCTCGCGTCGCTGAATCATCCGAACATCGCGGGCATCTACGGACTCGAAGAGGGCAACGACATCACCGCCCTCGTCATGGAACTGGTCGAGGGGGAGGACCTGTCGACGATCATCGCGCGCGGCCCGATTCCCGTCACCGACGCCTTGCCGATCGCCAGACAGATCGCGGACGCGCTCGAAGCCGCGCACGAGCAGGGCATCGTTCATCGCGATTTGAAGCCCGCGAACATCAAGGTCCGCGTCGACGGGACGGTGAAGGTGCTCGACTTTGGCCTCGCCAAGGCGATGGATCCCGCCGGCGCGTCGAGCACCTCCGCGAGCGCGCTCGCCAACTCCCCGACGATGACCTCGCCCGCGATGACGCAGATGGGCATGATCCTCGGCACGGCCGCCTACATGAGTCCCGAGCAGGCGAAGGGCCGCGCGGTGGACAAGCGCGCGGACATCTGGGCCTTCGGCGTGGTGGTGTACGAGATGCTCACGGGCCGCCGCCTGTTCGAGGCCGAAGACATCTCCGAGACGCTGGCCGCGGTGCTCACGCGCGACGTGAGTCTCACCGCCATGCCCGAGGCCGTGCCGCCGCGCCTCCGCACGCTCATCCGCGATTGCCTCATCCGCGATCCGAAGCAACGCCTGCGCGACATCGGCGATGCGCGCCTCGTGCTCGACAGAATCATCGCCGGCGCGCCCGACGATGCGGTCGTGCCGACAACAGCCTCCACGGCGGTCGCCCCGACGTGGCATCGTCTGCTGCCATGGGCCGTCGCGGGCGCACTCGGCGTGGTGGCGCTGCTGCTCTGGGCGCCATGGCGCTCGGAGACACCGGCCGATCGGCCGCTGGTACGCCTGGATGTCGATCTGGGCGCGGACGCGCCTTTCCCACCCGTCGGCAACGGCAGCAGTGTCGCCATCTCGCCCGATGGCACGCGGCTGGTCTACGTCGCCGGAAGTCCCGTCAGACTGTTCACTCGCCGACTGGATCAACCGAAAGCGACCGAGCTTCCGGGCACGCAGGGAGCCGGTCGGCCGTTTTTCTCCCCAGACGGGCAGTGGGTCGGCTTCGCCGTCGGCGCCACGTTCAAGAAGATCTCCGTGGACGGCGGCGCCGTGGTCCCGCTGGGAACGCTCGACGGCAACTTCGCCGGGGCGAGTTGGGCAGAGGACGGCGCCATCTTCGTGGGTGTCTCGGGAGCGAAGGGTCTGCTGCAGTTTCCCGCTGCGGGAGGTGCCCCACAAGTCGTGGCGAAGTCGGCCAACGTGACCCTCGCCAACCCGAAACTTCTGCCCGGTGGGAAGGCGATCCTGTTTTCAGCGGGCCTTGCCGGCACCGGCGTGGACACCGTCGCCATCGAAGTCATGACACTGGCGGATGGCCACCGAAAGACCCTGGTCCGCGGCGGCGCATCGCCCCACTTTCTGCCGTCCTCGGATGGCACCGGTCACCTGCTCTATGTCAACAAGGCCACCCTGTTCGCGATCCCCTTCGACCTGGACACGCTGGAGACGCGGGGCACGGCGGTGCCCGTGCTGGACGACGTCGCCTACAGCGCCGTGACTGGTGGCGGTCAATTTGCCGTCTCGCGCACGGGGACCCTGATCTATCGCCGATCCACCGGAGTCGCGGCGGCCATGACGACGGTGCAATGGCTTGATGCGGCCGGAAAGAAGGAACCACTGCGGGCCACCCCCGGCGCCTATGAGAGCCTGCGACTGTCCCCGGACGGCACGCGGATCGCGCTTGTCATTGACGACGGTTCCAATCGCGACGTCTGGGTCCACGATGCACGGCGCGATGCCACCACGCGGCTGACGTTCGGTGGCATCAATGAGGTGCCGGCGTGGAGCCCGGACGGCCAATACATCGTCTTCAGCAAAGTCACTCAAGGCATCTTCCAGGCGCGAGCCGACGGCGCCAGTACGCCGCAAGCGTTGATGGGAAGCAGGGTGGACCTGTATCCGCGGTCGTTCACGCCCGATGGCAAGCGGTTGTCCTACCGCCGTGCGGAGGGGATTGCCCAGATCTGGACCGTGCCGCTGGACGACCAGGGCGGCCAGTTGAAACCCGGGACGCCGGAACGGTTTCTCACGAGCACGTTCAGCGACCAGGATCCGTCGTTCTCGCCCGACGGCCGCTGGCTGGCGTACAGCTCGAACGAATCGGGACGAAGAGAGGTGTATGTCCGCGCGTTTCCGCCGCCGTCGTCCGGCCAGGGCGGCCCTTCGACTTCGCTCAGCGCAGGCAAGTGGCAGATCTCCAATAGTGGCGGCGCCAATCCACACTGGTCGCGCACTGGCCGCGAACTGGTGTACGAATCCGGCAACCAACTGATGACCGTCAGCTACGCCGTGAACGGCACCGCCTTCGTCGCTGACAAGCCCCGCGTGTGGATCGCCGCACTCGGCGGCACGGATTGGGATCTTGCCCCCGACGGCAAGCGCGTCG
- a CDS encoding protein kinase, which translates to MTLTPGTRIGVYDLTAQIGEGGMGQVYLATDTRLKRRVAIKILPPSVAADHNRLARFQREAEVLASLNHPNIAGIYGLEEGNDVTALVMELVEGEDLSTIIARGPIPAADALPIARQIAEALEAAHGQGIIHRDLKPANIKVRADGTVKVLDFGLAKAMDPAGASSASASALANSPTLTSPAMTQMGMILGTAAYMAPEQARGRAVDRRADIWAFGAVLFEMLTGTRAFAGDDITDTLAAVVRAEPDWTLLPAGLSPTLLVFLKRCLQKDPKQRVGDIHDVRLALDGAFDTAAPQATPASSSRGPGGRVAWVVATAAVLSAALLVVPAVRHLREAGPDRRSYRFQLVPPAGARFSTFRLSPDGRHVAYIMANGETGSGARTLWIRALESLESRQIAGSEGSLYPFWSPDSAVVGFFQAGKLKKVAVTGGPVQAICDVADARGGTWGPDGTILFVDGPGRPIFRVPSSGGTPVQVTTLASGDPGLGHRSPEFLPDGRHFLFTATASSPDHAGILLGALDGSAPTRLLPDESNGVFAQGHVFFLRAGTLMALPFDPAARKATGEAVPVADNVAMAANNRYGAFSLAANGTLAYWSGGAADDRELVWMDRSGRRVRTLGEPKGFGGLALSPDEKTVATAIGTRPQTDVWLVDTASGLLTRFTFGSTGHSPVWSADGRAMFYARRSGATSDIVRRPITGGAEDVLLEQAINPLPTDVSPDGKTVVHTMSVANAAFDIGLLMADGDRRMSAYLSSPAFESEARFSPDGKWMAYQSNESGQSQVYVQTIPIGGGKFQISTAGGARPMWRRDGKELYYLDPDRKLMAVPVKIDGTSFESGAPQALFTATGASGFVVTRDGQRFLVNVPAGGESAAAGPPLTVVTDWQAGLKK; encoded by the coding sequence TTGACTTTGACTCCAGGTACCCGAATCGGCGTCTACGACCTCACTGCGCAAATCGGCGAAGGCGGAATGGGGCAGGTCTATCTCGCCACCGACACAAGGCTGAAGCGCCGGGTCGCCATCAAGATCCTGCCGCCGTCGGTCGCGGCCGATCACAATCGGCTGGCGCGGTTCCAGCGCGAAGCCGAAGTCCTCGCATCGCTGAACCATCCCAACATCGCGGGAATCTACGGACTCGAAGAGGGCAACGACGTCACCGCCCTCGTCATGGAACTGGTCGAGGGGGAGGACCTGTCGACGATCATCGCGCGCGGTCCGATTCCCGCCGCCGACGCCCTGCCGATCGCCAGACAGATCGCCGAGGCGCTCGAAGCGGCGCACGGGCAGGGCATCATTCATCGCGATCTGAAGCCCGCGAACATCAAGGTCCGCGCCGACGGCACGGTGAAGGTGCTGGACTTCGGCCTGGCCAAGGCCATGGACCCGGCCGGCGCATCGAGCGCCTCGGCGAGCGCGTTGGCCAACTCTCCCACCCTCACGTCGCCGGCGATGACGCAGATGGGCATGATCCTCGGCACGGCCGCCTACATGGCGCCCGAGCAAGCGAGGGGCCGTGCCGTCGACAGGCGGGCGGACATCTGGGCGTTTGGCGCCGTGCTGTTCGAGATGCTGACAGGCACCCGCGCGTTTGCTGGCGACGACATCACCGATACGCTGGCGGCCGTCGTCCGCGCCGAGCCGGACTGGACGCTCCTGCCGGCCGGGTTGTCGCCGACGCTGCTCGTGTTCCTGAAGCGCTGCCTCCAGAAGGATCCGAAGCAGCGCGTCGGTGACATCCACGACGTGCGCCTCGCGCTCGACGGCGCGTTCGACACGGCCGCGCCCCAGGCGACGCCCGCATCCTCGTCACGGGGACCCGGTGGACGCGTGGCGTGGGTGGTCGCGACCGCAGCCGTCCTTTCGGCGGCCTTGCTCGTCGTGCCGGCGGTCCGGCACCTCCGCGAGGCGGGGCCGGACCGGCGGAGCTATCGCTTCCAGCTCGTACCGCCTGCCGGCGCCCGCTTCTCGACGTTCCGGCTCTCGCCCGATGGGCGCCATGTGGCCTACATCATGGCAAACGGAGAGACAGGCTCAGGGGCGCGGACGCTGTGGATTCGTGCGCTCGAATCGCTCGAATCACGCCAGATTGCAGGATCAGAAGGCTCCTTGTATCCATTCTGGTCTCCCGATAGCGCCGTCGTCGGATTCTTCCAGGCCGGCAAGTTGAAGAAGGTGGCGGTGACCGGCGGCCCCGTGCAGGCGATCTGCGACGTGGCGGATGCGCGCGGCGGCACGTGGGGGCCGGATGGCACGATTCTCTTCGTGGATGGTCCCGGGAGACCGATCTTCAGAGTGCCTTCGTCGGGCGGCACGCCGGTGCAAGTCACCACGCTCGCCAGCGGCGATCCGGGCCTGGGCCATCGGTCGCCCGAGTTCCTGCCGGACGGTCGACACTTCTTGTTCACCGCGACCGCGAGCAGTCCGGACCACGCGGGGATTCTGCTGGGGGCGTTGGACGGGAGTGCCCCGACACGTCTGCTCCCGGACGAATCCAACGGTGTGTTCGCGCAAGGCCATGTCTTCTTCCTGCGCGCCGGGACGCTGATGGCGCTTCCGTTCGATCCGGCGGCGCGGAAGGCCACCGGTGAGGCCGTTCCCGTCGCGGACAACGTGGCGATGGCGGCCAACAACCGCTACGGCGCGTTCTCTCTGGCCGCCAACGGCACGCTCGCCTACTGGAGCGGCGGTGCCGCGGACGATCGCGAGTTGGTCTGGATGGACCGATCCGGCAGGCGTGTGCGCACGCTCGGCGAACCCAAGGGGTTCGGCGGGCTCGCGCTGTCCCCGGATGAGAAGACCGTGGCCACCGCGATCGGCACACGGCCTCAGACCGACGTCTGGCTGGTGGATACGGCCAGCGGGCTCCTCACCAGGTTCACCTTTGGTTCGACCGGACACTCCCCGGTCTGGTCTGCCGATGGGCGAGCGATGTTCTATGCGCGCCGGAGCGGCGCCACCAGTGACATCGTCCGCAGGCCGATCACCGGCGGTGCGGAGGACGTGCTCCTGGAGCAGGCCATCAACCCGCTCCCGACAGATGTGTCGCCCGACGGGAAGACCGTCGTTCACACCATGAGCGTTGCGAACGCGGCCTTCGACATCGGGTTGCTGATGGCCGATGGCGATCGCCGGATGTCCGCCTATCTCAGTTCGCCAGCGTTTGAATCCGAGGCCCGGTTCTCGCCGGACGGGAAATGGATGGCCTACCAGTCCAATGAGTCCGGCCAGTCTCAGGTGTACGTCCAGACGATTCCCATCGGCGGAGGGAAGTTCCAGATTTCGACCGCGGGTGGAGCCCGCCCGATGTGGAGGCGCGACGGGAAGGAGCTCTACTACCTGGATCCCGATCGGAAGCTCATGGCCGTGCCTGTGAAGATCGACGGGACGTCGTTCGAGTCCGGCGCCCCGCAGGCATTGTTCACGGCCACGGGAGCCTCGGGCTTCGTCGTCACCCGCGATGGGCAGCGGTTCCTCGTGAACGTTCCCGCCGGAGGTGAATCCGCCGCTGCCGGACCGCCGCTGACGGTCGTGACCGACTGGCAGGCGGGCTTGAAGAAGTGA